The following proteins are encoded in a genomic region of Ammospiza caudacuta isolate bAmmCau1 chromosome 3, bAmmCau1.pri, whole genome shotgun sequence:
- the IL22RA2 gene encoding interleukin-22 receptor subunit alpha-2 isoform X2: MGRTCPRGREVLFSHGAALLSMRRIMLSFLCLLMHLLQDETTSLLVLGNQDLQDSIKPQKVEFHSLNFNTTLHWQPGWAREARDALYFVQYKVYGQSTWQNKDECWGISSHVCDLTHETSDIQEPYYSRVRAALAGVYSSWSLSCRFTPWRERPPMVTVVHSNKSITVKLQAPRSPYRRKRGSKIPMTNYYDLLYQVFIINNLLDEQHRVLVYEGKDKVIKIEDLRPGVSYCIVAKMYMPMLDHSSAYSSRQCTVLQ, translated from the exons ATGGGAAG GACATGCCCAAGAGGAAGAGAGGTGCTTTTCAGTCATGGAGCTGCACTCCTAAGCATGAGGAGGatcatgctttccttcctctgcttACTGATGCACCTGCTTCAGGATGAGACAACTT CGCTTTTAGTTTTGGGAAACCAAGACCTGCAAGATTCGATTAAGCCACAGAAGGTAGAGTTCCATTCGTTAAATTTCAACACCACTTTGCATTGGCAGCCTGGGTGGGCCAGAGAGGCCAGAGATGCGCTCTACTTTGTGCAGTACAAAGT GTATGGGCAGAGCACGTGGCAAAACAAAGATGAGTGCTGGGGGATTTCAAGCCATGTCTGTGACCTAACACATGAGACCTCTGACATCCAGGAGCCTTACTACAGCAGagtgagggcagccctggctggtgTCTACTCCAGCTGGAGCCTCAGCTGCAGATTCACTCCTTGGAGAGAAA GACCTCCAATGGTCACTGTGGTTCATAGCAACAAATCCATAACAGTAAAGCTCCAGGCTCCGCGTTCTCCTTATAGAAGGAAGAGAGGCAGCAAAATACCAATGACAAACTATTATGATCTGCTGTATCAAGTCTTCATAATTAACAACTTGCTAGATGAG CAACACAGGGTCCTGGTGTATGAAGGGAAAGACAAGGTAATTAAAATAGAAGATTTGAGGCCTGGAGTCAGCTACTGCATTGTGGCTAAAATGTACATGCCAATGCTGGACCACAGCAGCGCCTACAGCAGCAGGCAATGTACCGTGCTGCAGTGA
- the IL22RA2 gene encoding interleukin-22 receptor subunit alpha-2 isoform X1, protein MGRTCPRGREVLFSHGAALLSMRRIMLSFLCLLMHLLQDETTSLLVLGNQDLQDSIKPQKVEFHSLNFNTTLHWQPGWAREARDALYFVQYKVYGQSTWQNKDECWGISSHVCDLTHETSDIQEPYYSRVRAALAGVYSSWSLSCRFTPWRETMIGPPMVTVVHSNKSITVKLQAPRSPYRRKRGSKIPMTNYYDLLYQVFIINNLLDEQHRVLVYEGKDKVIKIEDLRPGVSYCIVAKMYMPMLDHSSAYSSRQCTVLQ, encoded by the exons ATGGGAAG GACATGCCCAAGAGGAAGAGAGGTGCTTTTCAGTCATGGAGCTGCACTCCTAAGCATGAGGAGGatcatgctttccttcctctgcttACTGATGCACCTGCTTCAGGATGAGACAACTT CGCTTTTAGTTTTGGGAAACCAAGACCTGCAAGATTCGATTAAGCCACAGAAGGTAGAGTTCCATTCGTTAAATTTCAACACCACTTTGCATTGGCAGCCTGGGTGGGCCAGAGAGGCCAGAGATGCGCTCTACTTTGTGCAGTACAAAGT GTATGGGCAGAGCACGTGGCAAAACAAAGATGAGTGCTGGGGGATTTCAAGCCATGTCTGTGACCTAACACATGAGACCTCTGACATCCAGGAGCCTTACTACAGCAGagtgagggcagccctggctggtgTCTACTCCAGCTGGAGCCTCAGCTGCAGATTCACTCCTTGGAGAGAAA ctATGATAGGACCTCCAATGGTCACTGTGGTTCATAGCAACAAATCCATAACAGTAAAGCTCCAGGCTCCGCGTTCTCCTTATAGAAGGAAGAGAGGCAGCAAAATACCAATGACAAACTATTATGATCTGCTGTATCAAGTCTTCATAATTAACAACTTGCTAGATGAG CAACACAGGGTCCTGGTGTATGAAGGGAAAGACAAGGTAATTAAAATAGAAGATTTGAGGCCTGGAGTCAGCTACTGCATTGTGGCTAAAATGTACATGCCAATGCTGGACCACAGCAGCGCCTACAGCAGCAGGCAATGTACCGTGCTGCAGTGA
- the IL22RA2 gene encoding interleukin-22 receptor subunit alpha-2 isoform X3, which translates to MRRIMLSFLCLLMHLLQDETTSLLVLGNQDLQDSIKPQKVEFHSLNFNTTLHWQPGWAREARDALYFVQYKVYGQSTWQNKDECWGISSHVCDLTHETSDIQEPYYSRVRAALAGVYSSWSLSCRFTPWRETMIGPPMVTVVHSNKSITVKLQAPRSPYRRKRGSKIPMTNYYDLLYQVFIINNLLDEQHRVLVYEGKDKVIKIEDLRPGVSYCIVAKMYMPMLDHSSAYSSRQCTVLQ; encoded by the exons ATGAGGAGGatcatgctttccttcctctgcttACTGATGCACCTGCTTCAGGATGAGACAACTT CGCTTTTAGTTTTGGGAAACCAAGACCTGCAAGATTCGATTAAGCCACAGAAGGTAGAGTTCCATTCGTTAAATTTCAACACCACTTTGCATTGGCAGCCTGGGTGGGCCAGAGAGGCCAGAGATGCGCTCTACTTTGTGCAGTACAAAGT GTATGGGCAGAGCACGTGGCAAAACAAAGATGAGTGCTGGGGGATTTCAAGCCATGTCTGTGACCTAACACATGAGACCTCTGACATCCAGGAGCCTTACTACAGCAGagtgagggcagccctggctggtgTCTACTCCAGCTGGAGCCTCAGCTGCAGATTCACTCCTTGGAGAGAAA ctATGATAGGACCTCCAATGGTCACTGTGGTTCATAGCAACAAATCCATAACAGTAAAGCTCCAGGCTCCGCGTTCTCCTTATAGAAGGAAGAGAGGCAGCAAAATACCAATGACAAACTATTATGATCTGCTGTATCAAGTCTTCATAATTAACAACTTGCTAGATGAG CAACACAGGGTCCTGGTGTATGAAGGGAAAGACAAGGTAATTAAAATAGAAGATTTGAGGCCTGGAGTCAGCTACTGCATTGTGGCTAAAATGTACATGCCAATGCTGGACCACAGCAGCGCCTACAGCAGCAGGCAATGTACCGTGCTGCAGTGA